From the genome of Maniola jurtina chromosome 10, ilManJurt1.1, whole genome shotgun sequence, one region includes:
- the LOC123868843 gene encoding uncharacterized protein LOC123868843: MSSNYVSGKEFKELGRFIDRCYGRTRTCSSVSNKETTDDSANSVKVTCFFVSTNSAQNVYPDNGWRPMSIEKVLELQKDFIKTPNVHFEFENSPKPPTSVMDDFENKKFVKIIQTNEITKKPTENNEVVLSEQDRNEYQELIKIIHPPRKEIITLDDTNTLFNHEKQNQRLRKAKKINNSNIVLLLNSPRITDQRKSDEKRAKENELNEEIDSTKNYEVKEKLEEDTQAAPAHNLFYPKEFKHQIPKSAKADTKNNLTASLLEILANYNIRTSDNLRNYDISLRQNSRNSYNPDFAFASVPLKVPIRYNNPNHLLVDPLLAVFLSNYGHYLPSLFGIHGGYNNLYGYLASNNIHNNKPFGAYKIFSDTDSFH; the protein is encoded by the exons ATGTCTAGTAATTACGTCTCCGGTAAAGAGTTCAAAGAACTCGGTCGTTTTATTGACAGGTGTTACGGGCG AACTCGCACCTGTAGCAGTGTATCGAATAAAGAGACTACTGATGATTCTGCAAATAGTGTGAAG GTGACTTGTTTCTTTGTGAGCACAAACTCGGCGCAAAACGTTTACCCGGACAATGGCTGGAGACCCATGTCAATTGAAAAAGTCCTGGAGCTGCAAaaggatttcattaaaacacCCAACGTTCACTTTGAGTTTGAG AATTCACCCAAACCACCGACGTCGGTAATGGAtgactttgaaaataaaaaattcgtGAAAATCATTCAAACAAATGAGATAACTAAAAAGCCAACTGAAAATAATGAAGTCGTTTTGTCTGAACAGGACAGAAATGAGTATCAAG agttaataaaaataattcatccCCCTCGCAAAGAAATAATAACGCTGGATGATACAAACACATTATTTAATCACGAGAAACAAAACCAGCGACTACGTAAAGCAAAAAAGATTAATAATTCAAATATTGTTCTACTCCTAAATAGTCCAAGAATAACAGATCAAAGAAAGAGTGATGAAAAAAGAGCAAAAGAAAATGAACTAAATGAAGAAATAGATTCAACTAAAAATTACgaagtaaaagaaaaacttgAGGAAGATACGCAGGCAGCTCCTGCTCACAATCTATTCTATCCCAAAGAATTTAAACATCAAATACCAAAATCAGCAAAAGCTGATACAAAGAATAACTTAACAGCAAGTCTATTAGAAATTCTTGcaaattataatataagaaCTAGTGATAATTTACGAAATTACGATATATCTTTAAGGCAGAACAGTCGAAATTCATACAACCCTGATTTTGCTTTTGCGTCTGTACCTTTAAAAGTTCCAATAAGATATAACAATCCAAATCACTTGCTGGTAGATCCCTTGCTAGCAGTTTTCTTATCAAACTACGGCCATTATCTTCCCAGTTTGTTTGGCATTCATGGCGGTTATAACAATTTGTATGGATACCTCGCTTCGAACAACATTCATAATAACAAACCTTTTGGTGCTTACAAAATTTTCTCGGATACTGATTCTTTTCattag
- the LOC123868842 gene encoding alpha-(1,3)-fucosyltransferase C-like, which produces MVLKSFYMTKRALSVWCYILLTLVFYTGIKLYYLANMSTNLNQESIRNHVIGNYRRNEYKFILVWPNSTKFKLLEKGDETFINNNCEYKNCFATDDLHLLSSVKEFDAVVFNALDITLLQKKELLKERSLKQKYIFAAYESAVYVPMCFQYFDGFFNLTWTYKLDSDIVATNINIYDLKGKVVGPRVDMKWVKKMLPTNEELRLKLSNKIKAAAWMVNQCITLNRREELVKKLRVQLVRFGLTVDIYGKCGTRECPGNKTIRQWICNKLIENNYYFYLAFEDSWASDYVTEELSRALNNYAVPIVYGGADYSRFVPDGAYLDARELGEVELAYKMNEIINNKTKYYDFFRWRNHYKYTINTDASKKDVCQLCALLNNKDKMSEVTVWKKFREWWNEGNFDCRYHEFFDFK; this is translated from the exons atggttttaaaatctttttatatgACCAAAAGGGCACTTTCAGTTTGGTGTTACATACTTTTAACGTTAGTCTTTTATACAGGTATAAAACTATATTATCTAGCCAACATGTCCACAAATCTCAACCAAGAATCAATAAGGAATCATGTGATAGGAAACTATCGTAGAAACGAATATAAATTCATTCTTGTATGGCCGAACTCAACTAAATTCAAGCTCCTAGAAAAAGGTGATGAAACTTTTATAAATAACAACTGTGAGTACAAAAATTGCTTTGCTACTGATGATCTACACTTGTTATCTAGTGTGAAAGAATTCGACGCTGTAGTATTCAACGCTTTGGACATAACGTTGCTACAAAAAAAAGAGTTATTGAAGGAAAGATCACTAAAACAGAAGTATATTTTCGCCGCGTATGAGTCGGCTGTATATGTACCGATGTGTTTCCAATATTTTGATGGATTCTTCAACCTGACCTGGACGTACAAGCTTGATTCTGATATTGTTGCAACAAATATAAACATATACGATTTGAAAGGCAAAGTCGTAGGTCCGAGAGTTGATATGAAATGGGTAAAGAAAATGCTTCCTACAAACGAAGAATTAAGATTAAAACTATCAAATAAGATCAAAGCAGCAGCGTGGATGGTTAACCAATGTATTACTTTAAACCGAAGAGAGGAATTGGTTAAAAAACTAAGGGTTCAACTAGTTAGGTTTGGCTTAACCGTTGATATTTACGGAAAATGTGGTACGCGCGAATGCCCAGGAAATAAGACGATACGACAATGGATCTGCAACAAACTGATTGAgaataattactatttttactTGGCTTTTGAGGATTCGTGGGCATCGGATTATGTCACTGAGGAACTGTCGAGAGCTTTGAACAATTATGCAGTTCCGATCGTTTATGGTGGAGCTGATTATTCCAG ATTTGTTCCCGATGGCGCATATTTGGATGCCCGTGAGCTCGGGGAAGTGGAACTCGCCTACAAAATGAATGAAATCATCAACAATAAAACGAAGTACTACGACTTCTTCCGATGGAGAAACCACTACAAGTATACCATAAACACTGATGCGTCGAAGAAAGATGTATGCCAACTATGCGCTTTGCTTAACAATAAAGACAAGATGTCGGAAGTCACTGTATGGAAGAAGTTTAGGGAATGGTGGAATGAGGGGAATTTCGATTGCAGATATCATGAGTTCTTTGATTTCAAATAA